Proteins from one Corallococcus exiguus genomic window:
- a CDS encoding pilus assembly protein: protein MAPISPRVSAARRILLGLALLTALPASATDIVTFSQGALIIPEQATFQQGCGSLSAYGLVWRLLQSNEAGGFNANHPVTVYLAIDDTKRSPNRCVPTNKHLPPLPHNGQWNDPSWNDGCDFHISRADAAPVVPVPPLQALPASGLFPEANIDNFTTNPTQARPNFTATTLNTASGFRDVQYMGGAFIIDAKDAKNALDFLNSSAGADAPKKFRTTCNCNTFSNGIGCFYVRMHQATIEFNAPIGRRLNRVPPKIALLDLDDDNAVDTSFVKGGMLDDYLRNAGLDFTGAGGCPQGTTSGCSINGGQPGLIYDALHANADLISTTAFPNGLLNAVDPVTQRPRYRVFWAPHWQIGDSTRPAYQSNGDGAGNQAENVLNNIAHFTNQRGNGLFAECTSIWSYEHTDKVGGGLVPSTRFQGDVNFEKNKLGNSGKNWDGRNCTDPDYMNESSPRPACIIYPNPGDPFSQLGDFRFNNVAGETENYRTTFKNGVRRLAVSWVNYAAGNQYDNPTHVAANALRGNDFFSFNQKDNDPQKATIVYLAGHDFKDSVAGTRIVLNTLLNLGNEPLQSERTVSAPVALDDTNGSDTNGSRALLFKTSYNAVTGYPPGADTYTPAQGSHWVFPYYPGTLRAHSLIGGDALSTGENSLSDGTLWNADARLPAPGDRNLFTYFGGEVTVNPTLAAGRTAPHGVMQVGWKPEEVSGTRINRNYGSVPNTGCVDELKLGRATARDGGFRYDFVKGPDGVCDLQQATQYSPQLAGADFGVANEVINKLQLGVDFNAVAMMLQRVRGYCYATVSGNDGAGETPILEPSVTQCNNEDADNKAHLGGFIHSSPVVVTASPLIQDTTAARPTVAYAAGLDGQVHAFYVSGGARYDGPAQSLNFPNPDASARFKTDFAQRFRSGTTPPPGTELWSFLPATQLAGLRNNTARVNSAPAVFDVFADFVGTGRREWHTVLVANVGQTGRDLFALDVTNPLKPVLLWHLVGSHYATSSAPNSAVALADKGQGGMDWTYTWDEDSSLFLLPPRADPGRQPSGLYDYSGLGGSRGLSVGVGRLGMEPVYAVFVASSSSGALPVPGSPGSPAKGVQVFAIDVATGQKLWQWQQAYTSSVDNSAPAAPTVSQDSSGAARLYVGDMEGKLWELDASTGVNINVARMGPACSEAAPCKYTAMNIGGLPVTSQPISTNVGLARIPLDAANASAFSQYKGKVVALVGTAGMDWVPDTVGGRFHALLLDAGLRLPLGTDGYRLDGSPINANLAHTEANTFGVLQEPAPFPLIFPAPEHVYGNITIAGRTAYFSTAEESVNDPMLLSASVGGHTYSIDLGNTATTQAGIQPMSGATLANYGGVAVYHRDSGGASTDFVVGAEVSALRVTRIDNATNTGASSPNAKDSVDGNNGVLYQLLNWSQRFLE from the coding sequence TTGGCCCCCATCTCCCCCAGAGTTTCCGCGGCGCGGCGAATCCTGCTGGGCCTGGCGCTGCTGACGGCGCTGCCGGCGTCCGCGACGGACATCGTCACCTTCAGCCAGGGCGCGCTCATCATCCCGGAGCAGGCCACCTTCCAGCAGGGCTGTGGAAGCCTGTCGGCCTACGGCCTGGTGTGGCGCCTGTTGCAGTCCAACGAGGCGGGCGGCTTCAACGCCAACCACCCGGTGACGGTGTACCTGGCCATCGACGATACGAAGCGGTCCCCCAACCGCTGCGTGCCTACCAACAAGCACCTGCCGCCCCTGCCGCACAACGGCCAGTGGAACGACCCCAGCTGGAATGACGGCTGCGACTTCCACATCTCCCGCGCGGACGCGGCGCCCGTCGTGCCGGTGCCGCCCCTGCAGGCGCTGCCCGCGAGCGGCCTGTTCCCCGAAGCGAACATCGACAACTTCACCACCAACCCGACCCAGGCGCGGCCGAACTTCACGGCCACGACGCTCAACACCGCCAGCGGCTTCCGAGACGTCCAGTACATGGGCGGCGCGTTCATCATCGACGCGAAGGACGCGAAGAACGCGCTCGACTTCCTGAACTCCTCCGCCGGGGCGGACGCGCCGAAGAAGTTCCGCACGACGTGCAACTGCAACACGTTCAGCAACGGCATCGGCTGCTTCTACGTGCGCATGCACCAGGCCACCATCGAGTTCAACGCGCCCATTGGCCGGCGGTTGAACCGCGTGCCCCCGAAGATCGCCCTGCTGGACCTGGACGACGACAACGCGGTGGACACGTCGTTCGTGAAGGGCGGCATGCTGGACGACTACCTGCGCAACGCGGGCCTGGACTTCACCGGTGCGGGCGGCTGCCCGCAGGGCACCACCAGCGGCTGCAGCATCAACGGCGGACAGCCCGGCCTCATCTACGACGCGCTCCACGCCAACGCGGACCTCATCTCCACCACGGCGTTTCCCAACGGCCTGCTCAACGCCGTGGATCCCGTCACCCAGCGCCCGCGCTACCGCGTGTTCTGGGCGCCGCACTGGCAGATTGGCGACAGCACCCGCCCCGCGTACCAGTCCAACGGCGACGGCGCCGGCAACCAGGCGGAGAACGTCCTCAACAACATCGCCCACTTCACCAACCAGCGCGGCAACGGCCTCTTCGCCGAGTGCACCAGCATCTGGTCCTACGAGCACACCGACAAGGTGGGCGGAGGGCTGGTGCCTTCCACGCGCTTCCAGGGCGACGTCAACTTCGAGAAGAACAAGCTGGGCAACAGCGGCAAGAACTGGGACGGCCGCAACTGCACGGACCCGGACTACATGAACGAGTCCTCGCCCCGGCCCGCCTGCATCATCTACCCCAACCCGGGCGACCCCTTCTCCCAGCTGGGTGACTTCCGCTTCAACAACGTGGCGGGCGAGACGGAGAACTACCGGACGACCTTCAAGAACGGCGTGCGGCGGCTGGCGGTGAGCTGGGTGAACTACGCCGCGGGCAACCAGTACGACAACCCCACGCACGTGGCGGCGAACGCCCTTCGCGGCAACGACTTCTTCTCCTTCAACCAGAAGGACAATGATCCGCAGAAGGCGACCATCGTCTATCTGGCGGGCCATGACTTCAAGGACAGCGTCGCGGGCACGCGCATCGTGCTCAACACGCTGCTCAACCTGGGAAACGAACCGCTGCAGAGTGAGCGCACCGTGTCCGCGCCCGTCGCGCTGGACGACACCAACGGCAGCGACACCAACGGCTCGCGCGCCCTGCTGTTCAAGACCTCCTACAACGCCGTGACGGGCTACCCGCCCGGCGCGGACACGTACACGCCCGCGCAGGGCTCGCACTGGGTGTTCCCCTACTACCCGGGCACGCTGCGCGCGCACTCGCTCATTGGCGGGGATGCGCTGTCCACGGGGGAGAACTCGCTGTCTGACGGAACGCTGTGGAACGCGGACGCGCGCCTGCCCGCGCCCGGCGACCGCAACCTCTTCACCTACTTCGGCGGCGAGGTGACGGTGAACCCGACGCTGGCCGCCGGCCGCACCGCGCCGCACGGGGTGATGCAGGTGGGCTGGAAGCCGGAGGAGGTCTCCGGCACGCGCATCAACCGCAACTACGGCTCGGTCCCCAACACCGGCTGCGTGGACGAGCTGAAGCTCGGCCGCGCCACGGCGCGCGACGGCGGCTTCCGCTACGACTTCGTGAAGGGCCCAGACGGCGTCTGCGACCTGCAGCAGGCGACGCAGTACTCGCCGCAGCTGGCCGGGGCGGACTTCGGCGTCGCCAACGAGGTCATCAACAAGCTGCAGCTGGGCGTGGACTTCAACGCGGTGGCGATGATGCTCCAGCGGGTGCGCGGCTACTGCTACGCCACGGTGTCCGGCAACGACGGCGCCGGCGAGACGCCCATCCTCGAGCCCTCCGTCACCCAGTGCAACAACGAGGACGCGGACAACAAGGCGCACCTGGGCGGCTTCATCCACTCGTCGCCCGTGGTGGTGACGGCCAGCCCGCTCATCCAGGACACCACCGCCGCCCGCCCCACGGTGGCCTACGCGGCGGGCCTGGACGGTCAGGTGCACGCGTTCTACGTCTCCGGCGGCGCGCGCTATGACGGCCCCGCGCAGAGCCTGAACTTCCCCAACCCGGACGCGAGCGCGCGCTTCAAGACGGACTTCGCCCAGCGCTTCCGCTCCGGCACCACGCCCCCGCCGGGCACGGAGCTCTGGAGCTTCCTGCCGGCCACGCAGCTGGCGGGCCTGCGCAACAACACCGCGCGGGTGAACAGCGCGCCCGCCGTCTTCGACGTGTTCGCGGACTTCGTGGGCACCGGCCGCCGCGAATGGCACACCGTGCTCGTCGCCAACGTGGGCCAGACGGGGCGCGACCTCTTCGCGCTGGATGTGACCAACCCGCTCAAGCCCGTGCTGCTGTGGCACCTGGTGGGCAGCCACTACGCCACCTCCAGCGCGCCGAACTCCGCGGTGGCGCTGGCGGACAAGGGCCAGGGCGGCATGGACTGGACGTACACCTGGGACGAGGACTCGAGCCTCTTCCTGCTGCCGCCGCGCGCGGACCCGGGCCGTCAGCCGAGCGGCCTCTATGACTACAGCGGCCTGGGTGGCTCGCGCGGGCTGTCCGTGGGCGTGGGCCGGCTGGGCATGGAGCCCGTGTACGCCGTCTTCGTCGCCTCCAGCAGCTCCGGCGCGCTGCCGGTGCCGGGCTCGCCCGGCTCTCCCGCCAAGGGCGTGCAGGTGTTCGCCATCGACGTGGCCACCGGCCAGAAGCTGTGGCAGTGGCAGCAGGCCTATACCAGCAGCGTGGACAACAGCGCGCCCGCCGCGCCCACCGTGTCGCAGGACTCGAGCGGCGCCGCGCGCCTCTACGTGGGCGACATGGAGGGCAAGCTCTGGGAGCTGGACGCGTCCACCGGCGTGAACATCAACGTGGCGCGCATGGGCCCCGCGTGCTCGGAAGCCGCGCCCTGCAAGTACACGGCGATGAACATTGGCGGGCTGCCCGTCACCAGCCAGCCCATCAGCACCAACGTGGGCCTGGCGCGCATTCCGCTCGACGCGGCGAACGCCTCCGCCTTCAGCCAGTACAAGGGCAAGGTGGTGGCCCTGGTGGGCACCGCCGGCATGGACTGGGTGCCGGACACGGTGGGTGGCCGCTTCCACGCGCTGCTCCTGGACGCGGGCCTCCGGCTGCCCCTGGGCACGGACGGCTATCGGCTGGACGGCTCGCCCATCAACGCGAACCTGGCCCACACGGAGGCGAACACCTTCGGCGTGCTCCAGGAACCCGCGCCCTTCCCGCTCATCTTCCCGGCGCCCGAGCACGTCTACGGCAACATCACCATCGCCGGGCGCACCGCGTACTTCAGCACCGCGGAGGAGTCCGTGAACGACCCCATGCTGTTGAGCGCGTCCGTTGGCGGCCACACCTACAGCATCGACCTGGGCAATACAGCGACCACGCAGGCGGGCATCCAGCCCATGAGTGGCGCGACGCTGGCCAACTATGGCGGCGTGGCCGTCTACCACCGCGACAGCGGCGGCGCGTCCACGGACTTCGTGGTGGGCGCGGAGGTGAGCGCCCTGCGCGTCACGCGCATCGACAACGCGACCAACACCGGAGCCTCCAGCCCCAACGCGAAGGACTCCGTGGACGGCAACAACGGCGTGCTCTACCAGCTCCTCAACTGGAGCCAGAGGTTCCTCGAATGA
- a CDS encoding peptide chain release factor-like protein, with protein MTPPTTPIAPARRQAAREALSLDDEALLKVCDVEFFIASGPGGQHRNTTASGVRLSHPPTELSVTATERRSQSQNKDAAVRRLRAGLQALTFVPKVRKATRPTLGSKRRRLEDKKRTSEKKAGRGGKVAD; from the coding sequence ATGACGCCGCCGACCACCCCCATCGCACCCGCTCGACGCCAGGCCGCCCGGGAGGCCCTCTCCCTGGATGACGAGGCCCTGCTGAAGGTCTGCGACGTGGAGTTCTTCATCGCCTCCGGACCCGGCGGACAGCACCGCAACACCACCGCCAGCGGCGTGCGCCTCTCCCACCCGCCCACGGAGCTGTCCGTCACCGCCACCGAGCGCCGCAGCCAGTCCCAGAACAAGGACGCCGCCGTGCGCCGCCTGCGCGCCGGCCTGCAGGCCCTCACCTTCGTCCCCAAGGTCCGCAAGGCCACCCGCCCCACCCTGGGCTCCAAGCGACGGCGCCTGGAGGACAAGAAGCGCACCTCCGAGAAGAAGGCCGGCCGGGGCGGCAAGGTCGCGGATTAG
- a CDS encoding amidohydrolase family protein, with translation MTAHREPPEEHAHSEHADDDAPVPCLASSPAATWRDQGIQMPMPALADEEGPRVDPGLPPVVDAHVHLFPDRVFEAVWRWFDRYGWPIRYKLHTPHVLSFLLSRGVERVVALHYAHKPGMARALNAFVAEVAKAEPRVIGLGTVYPGEPGAVGILEEAFTLGLKGVKLHCHVQAFSPDAPQLNELYEACARAGRPLVMHSGREPSSAQYPVDPHQLCAAERVERVLKDHPTLKLCVPHLGADEFDAYARLMERHDTLWLDTTMAVGGYFPVPLPRKALEVRPERILYGTDFPNIPYAWDRELRALAGLGLDEAALAGMLGGNTLSLYGEC, from the coding sequence ATGACGGCTCACCGGGAGCCGCCTGAAGAGCACGCCCACAGCGAACACGCGGACGACGACGCGCCGGTGCCGTGCCTGGCGTCCTCGCCGGCCGCGACCTGGCGGGACCAGGGCATCCAGATGCCCATGCCCGCGCTGGCGGACGAGGAAGGGCCCCGCGTGGACCCCGGCCTGCCGCCCGTCGTGGACGCGCACGTGCACCTGTTCCCCGACCGCGTCTTCGAGGCGGTGTGGCGCTGGTTCGACCGCTACGGCTGGCCCATCCGCTACAAGCTGCACACGCCCCACGTGCTGTCCTTCCTGCTGTCCCGGGGCGTCGAGCGCGTGGTCGCCCTGCACTACGCCCACAAGCCGGGCATGGCGCGCGCGCTCAACGCCTTCGTGGCGGAGGTGGCGAAGGCCGAGCCCCGCGTCATCGGCCTTGGCACCGTGTACCCGGGCGAGCCCGGCGCCGTCGGCATCCTGGAGGAGGCGTTCACACTGGGGCTGAAGGGCGTGAAGCTGCACTGCCACGTGCAGGCCTTCTCTCCGGACGCGCCCCAGCTGAACGAGCTCTACGAAGCGTGCGCCCGGGCGGGCAGGCCGCTCGTGATGCACTCGGGGCGGGAGCCCTCCAGCGCCCAGTATCCGGTGGATCCGCACCAGCTCTGCGCCGCGGAGCGGGTGGAGCGCGTGCTGAAGGATCATCCCACGCTCAAGCTGTGCGTGCCGCACCTGGGAGCGGACGAGTTCGACGCGTACGCGCGCCTGATGGAGCGCCATGACACGCTCTGGTTGGACACGACCATGGCGGTGGGCGGCTACTTCCCCGTGCCCCTCCCCCGGAAGGCGCTGGAGGTCCGGCCCGAGCGCATCCTCTATGGGACGGACTTCCCCAACATCCCCTATGCGTGGGACCGGGAGCTGCGGGCGCTCGCCGGGCTGGGGCTGGACGAGGCCGCGCTCGCGGGGATGCTGGGAGGAAACACGCTGTCGCTCTATGGGGAATGTTGA
- a CDS encoding ABC transporter ATP-binding protein: MTPPSSEPAGSELAIDARGLVKRFGTFTALDGLELQIPKGAFYAFLGPNGAGKSTSIALLTGVYGPDKGTIRMLGVDAVARPLDVKQRVGVVPEELSLFERLTGRQYLTFCARMYGLDGAEAASRAVELLELTELTYKAGALVAEYSKGMRRRLAIAAALIHAPELVLLDEPFEGIDVLAAGVIRELLRELSRRGVTLLLTTHVLEIAERLATHAGVIRGGRMLDQGPVEQLRQRHGVSTLEAVFEKLIAVPAARNAKLSFYGEPAANVVPLRRETA, translated from the coding sequence ATGACGCCCCCCTCTTCAGAACCGGCCGGCTCCGAGCTGGCCATCGACGCCCGCGGCCTCGTCAAGCGCTTCGGCACCTTCACCGCGCTGGATGGCCTGGAGCTTCAGATTCCGAAGGGCGCCTTCTACGCGTTCCTCGGCCCCAACGGCGCCGGCAAGTCCACCTCCATCGCGTTGCTCACCGGCGTGTACGGGCCTGACAAGGGCACCATCCGCATGCTCGGCGTGGACGCCGTGGCCAGGCCCCTGGACGTGAAGCAGCGCGTGGGCGTGGTGCCGGAGGAGCTGAGCCTCTTCGAGCGCCTCACCGGCCGTCAGTACCTCACCTTCTGCGCGCGCATGTACGGGCTGGATGGCGCGGAGGCCGCGTCGCGCGCGGTGGAGCTGCTGGAGCTGACGGAGCTCACGTACAAGGCGGGCGCGCTGGTGGCGGAGTACTCCAAGGGCATGCGCCGCAGGCTCGCCATCGCCGCGGCGCTCATCCACGCGCCGGAGCTGGTGCTGCTGGATGAACCCTTCGAGGGCATCGACGTGCTCGCCGCGGGCGTCATCCGCGAACTCCTGCGCGAACTGTCCCGCCGGGGCGTGACGCTGCTGCTGACCACGCACGTGCTGGAGATCGCCGAGCGGTTGGCCACGCACGCGGGCGTCATCCGGGGCGGGCGCATGTTGGATCAGGGCCCGGTGGAGCAGCTTCGCCAGCGCCACGGCGTGTCCACGCTGGAGGCGGTGTTCGAGAAGCTGATCGCCGTGCCCGCCGCGCGCAACGCGAAGCTGTCGTTCTACGGCGAGCCCGCGGCGAACGTGGTGCCGCTGCGCCGGGAGACCGCGTGA
- a CDS encoding COG1470 family protein — MPRSLPRLAVLACALALGCGGNTPYYHLDWGGADTVTAAPGDSVPYDIAIQRIADNLGEVRVSAAISPEGVTFGPAFSLPEGETIVSTTATISVSNSVTSYGVNALQLIAEDPANNVTARGNISLVILAPPEPQPDFALAVEPRQVNVTPGQSAQVTVTVTRAEGFTGALTLTLETPGTTRLGADPVTLAPGETTAQVRVTTDRSLSALPYVVKFVATDESGRAAKTGFTFNLNNT; from the coding sequence ATGCCGCGTTCCCTCCCCCGTCTCGCCGTCCTCGCCTGCGCGCTGGCTCTGGGCTGCGGCGGCAACACGCCCTACTACCACCTGGATTGGGGAGGCGCGGACACCGTCACCGCCGCGCCCGGCGACTCCGTCCCCTATGACATCGCCATCCAGCGCATCGCGGACAACCTGGGTGAGGTGCGCGTGAGCGCGGCGATCTCGCCCGAGGGCGTCACCTTCGGCCCGGCGTTCTCCCTGCCGGAGGGGGAGACCATCGTCAGCACCACCGCCACCATCTCGGTGTCCAACAGCGTCACGAGCTACGGCGTGAACGCGCTGCAGCTCATCGCGGAAGACCCGGCCAACAACGTCACCGCCCGGGGCAACATCTCCCTGGTCATCCTGGCGCCGCCCGAGCCCCAGCCGGACTTCGCCCTCGCCGTGGAGCCCCGCCAGGTGAACGTGACGCCCGGCCAGTCCGCCCAGGTGACGGTGACGGTGACGCGCGCGGAGGGCTTCACCGGCGCGCTCACCCTCACGCTGGAAACCCCGGGCACGACGCGGCTGGGCGCCGACCCCGTCACCCTGGCCCCGGGCGAGACGACCGCGCAGGTGCGCGTCACCACGGACCGGTCGCTCTCCGCCCTGCCCTACGTGGTGAAGTTCGTGGCCACCGACGAGAGCGGGCGCGCCGCCAAGACGGGCTTCACCTTCAACCTGAACAACACCTGA
- a CDS encoding vWA domain-containing protein — protein sequence MNLKPLSRAVLTAALATGLSATSAWAVTPASTPATTTAKPAAEKPATVKPTKPTDTPATGPQAPTGQGAQAQGQDAQVQPQGARPEIEVAFVLDTTGSMGGLLEGAKQKIFSIASRIAKGKPTPHLKVALVAYRDQGDAYVTKRFDLSDDMDSMFAELRKLDANGGGDFPEHVGRGLGEAVSLLKWSQDREVMKVIFLVGDAPPAQREAAWDFKLWSKRAKERHIVVNTVRCGADSSTEESWRYVAKLTDGTFDSIDAAGGMVAVATPFDAELSRVNAELASKTLYGGRAEAQAVNRARAEATKGMAAEAVADRISYMKTSRGVGKSAASAGAVSSAPTAVAGGVDLLEKPAALDTLKDEELPQELKGLKKEEQAAKVKQLTAERKALEEKVAKLATERDQWLTKNAPTKEDAFDANVMKSVKKQAATFGVTY from the coding sequence ATGAACCTGAAGCCCCTCTCGCGGGCCGTCCTGACGGCCGCGCTCGCCACCGGTCTGTCCGCCACCTCCGCCTGGGCCGTCACGCCCGCCAGCACTCCGGCCACCACCACCGCGAAGCCCGCGGCCGAGAAGCCCGCGACCGTCAAGCCCACGAAGCCCACGGACACGCCGGCCACCGGACCCCAGGCGCCCACGGGGCAGGGCGCGCAGGCCCAGGGCCAGGACGCGCAGGTCCAGCCGCAGGGAGCGCGGCCTGAAATCGAAGTGGCGTTCGTGCTGGATACGACGGGGTCGATGGGCGGCCTGCTGGAGGGCGCGAAGCAGAAGATCTTCTCCATCGCGTCGCGCATCGCGAAGGGCAAGCCCACGCCGCACCTGAAGGTGGCGCTGGTGGCGTACCGCGACCAGGGGGACGCGTACGTGACGAAGCGCTTCGACCTGAGCGACGACATGGACTCCATGTTCGCGGAGCTGCGCAAGCTGGACGCGAACGGGGGCGGGGACTTCCCCGAGCACGTGGGTCGCGGCCTGGGCGAAGCGGTGTCGCTGCTCAAGTGGAGCCAGGACCGCGAGGTGATGAAGGTCATCTTCCTGGTGGGCGACGCGCCCCCCGCCCAGCGCGAGGCCGCCTGGGACTTCAAGCTCTGGTCCAAGCGCGCGAAGGAGCGCCACATCGTGGTGAACACGGTGCGCTGCGGCGCGGACTCCTCCACCGAGGAGTCCTGGCGCTACGTGGCGAAGCTGACGGACGGCACCTTCGACTCCATCGACGCGGCGGGCGGCATGGTGGCGGTGGCCACGCCCTTTGACGCGGAGCTGTCGCGGGTGAACGCGGAGCTGGCGTCGAAGACGCTCTACGGTGGCCGCGCGGAGGCCCAGGCCGTGAACCGCGCCCGCGCGGAGGCGACCAAGGGCATGGCGGCGGAGGCCGTCGCGGACCGCATCAGCTACATGAAGACGAGCCGGGGTGTGGGCAAGAGCGCCGCCAGCGCCGGGGCGGTGAGCAGCGCGCCCACGGCCGTCGCGGGCGGCGTGGACCTGCTGGAGAAGCCGGCCGCGCTCGACACCCTCAAGGACGAGGAGCTGCCCCAGGAACTCAAGGGCCTCAAGAAGGAGGAGCAGGCCGCGAAGGTGAAGCAGCTGACCGCCGAGCGCAAGGCGCTGGAGGAGAAGGTCGCGAAGCTCGCCACCGAGCGCGACCAGTGGCTCACGAAGAACGCCCCCACCAAGGAGGACGCCTTCGACGCCAACGTGATGAAGAGCGTGAAGAAGCAGGCCGCGACGTTCGGCGTCACGTACTGA
- a CDS encoding response regulator, protein MSNFILVVDDDASHRTLICDALQEMGYATIEAKNGREALDLLEDDIPGAVLLDLRMPVMSGWGLLDALKKMPRARNLPIIIISGYGFEWEAELVGAAGYISKPVDLDKVRTTVQQIVGPPEVAMVH, encoded by the coding sequence ATGTCGAACTTCATCCTGGTCGTCGACGACGACGCGAGTCACCGCACGCTCATCTGCGATGCCCTCCAGGAGATGGGCTATGCCACCATCGAGGCCAAGAACGGCCGAGAAGCGCTGGACCTTCTGGAGGACGACATCCCGGGCGCCGTGCTCCTGGACCTGCGCATGCCCGTCATGAGCGGCTGGGGCCTGCTGGACGCGCTCAAGAAGATGCCGCGGGCGCGCAACCTGCCCATCATCATCATCTCCGGCTACGGCTTCGAGTGGGAGGCGGAGCTGGTGGGCGCCGCCGGCTACATCTCCAAGCCGGTGGACCTGGACAAGGTGCGCACCACCGTGCAGCAGATCGTCGGGCCGCCGGAGGTGGCCATGGTGCACTGA
- a CDS encoding histone deacetylase family protein — translation MRVFHIDRYLVPLPEGHRFPMEKYRLVREILLERGILPPAVFHEAPRAERDELERVHTPRYLDAFFGGNLTDAELRRLGFPWSLRLVDNARASVGGTLAAARAALEDGFGANLAGGTHHAFPDHGEGFCVFNDIAVAIRVLQAEGTIRRAVVVDLDVHQGNGTAATFAGDPSVFTFSMHGEHNFPFRKHDSHLDLGLEDGVGDAEYLATLDAHLPHVLESAHADLLFFQAGVDPLEEDTLGRLSLTHAGLRERDLRVMRAAKERGLPVVLTLGGGYARPLAPSLEAHVGTYLAACSLFR, via the coding sequence GTGCGCGTCTTCCACATCGACCGGTACCTGGTCCCCCTGCCCGAGGGGCACCGCTTCCCCATGGAGAAGTACCGCCTGGTGCGCGAAATCCTGCTCGAGCGCGGCATCCTCCCCCCCGCCGTCTTCCATGAAGCCCCCCGCGCGGAACGCGACGAACTGGAGCGCGTCCACACCCCGCGCTACCTGGACGCCTTCTTCGGCGGAAACCTCACCGACGCGGAGCTGCGGCGGCTGGGCTTCCCCTGGTCCCTGAGGCTCGTGGACAACGCGCGCGCGTCCGTGGGCGGAACCCTGGCCGCCGCCCGCGCCGCACTGGAGGACGGCTTCGGCGCGAACCTGGCCGGCGGCACGCACCACGCCTTCCCGGACCACGGGGAGGGCTTCTGTGTCTTCAACGACATCGCCGTGGCCATCCGCGTGCTCCAGGCCGAAGGGACCATCCGCCGCGCGGTGGTGGTGGACCTGGACGTGCACCAGGGCAACGGCACCGCGGCCACCTTCGCGGGCGACCCGTCCGTCTTCACCTTCTCCATGCACGGCGAGCACAACTTCCCCTTCCGCAAGCACGACTCGCACCTGGACCTGGGGCTGGAGGACGGCGTGGGGGACGCGGAGTACCTGGCCACGCTCGACGCGCACCTGCCCCACGTCCTGGAGTCCGCCCACGCCGACCTGCTCTTCTTCCAGGCCGGCGTGGATCCGCTGGAGGAGGACACCCTGGGCCGGCTGTCGCTCACCCACGCGGGGCTGCGCGAGCGAGACCTGCGCGTCATGCGCGCGGCGAAGGAACGCGGACTCCCCGTGGTGCTCACGCTGGGCGGCGGCTACGCGCGGCCGCTGGCGCCGTCGCTGGAGGCCCACGTCGGGACTTATCTCGCCGCCTGTTCGTTGTTCCGCTGA
- a CDS encoding TatD family hydrolase, translating to MAEPLPLFDAHLHPEALTDQDLESMRFFGVEQALVVAHHFPEPTAKGLRQHFDQLVEKQLPRLERLGIRAWAALGVHPRCIPRRGLSEVLSHLPDYFEGGRVVALGETGLHAGGEEEEEAFLEQLALARQLKLRVVVHTPLKDKERHTRRILTLLRQSGLLPSRALVDHANARTVRTILEVGHWAGLTLHPEALQADRAVALVRRLGSERLVLDSDAGDGAGDILGLARTANLLGKAKLSERLVRRVTRDNAARFFQIHD from the coding sequence GTGGCCGAGCCGCTTCCGCTCTTCGATGCGCACCTCCACCCGGAGGCCCTGACGGACCAGGACCTGGAGTCCATGCGCTTCTTCGGCGTGGAACAGGCCCTGGTGGTGGCGCACCACTTCCCGGAGCCCACGGCCAAGGGGCTGCGTCAGCACTTCGACCAGCTGGTGGAGAAGCAGCTGCCGCGCTTGGAGCGGCTGGGCATCCGCGCCTGGGCCGCCCTGGGCGTGCACCCGCGCTGCATCCCGCGCCGGGGGCTGTCGGAAGTGCTGAGCCACCTGCCGGACTACTTCGAGGGCGGCCGGGTGGTGGCCCTGGGCGAGACGGGGCTGCACGCGGGCGGCGAGGAGGAGGAAGAGGCCTTCCTGGAGCAGCTGGCCCTGGCCCGTCAGCTCAAGCTGCGCGTGGTGGTGCACACGCCGCTCAAGGACAAGGAGCGCCACACGCGGCGCATCCTCACGCTCCTGCGCCAGTCAGGACTGCTGCCCTCGCGTGCGCTGGTGGACCACGCCAACGCGCGCACCGTGCGGACCATCCTGGAGGTGGGCCACTGGGCCGGCCTCACCCTGCACCCGGAGGCCCTCCAGGCGGACCGGGCGGTGGCCCTGGTGCGGCGGCTGGGCAGCGAGCGCCTGGTGCTGGACTCGGACGCGGGCGACGGCGCGGGGGACATCCTGGGGCTCGCGCGCACGGCGAACCTGCTGGGCAAGGCGAAGCTGTCCGAGCGGCTCGTCCGACGGGTCACCCGGGACAACGCCGCCCGCTTCTTCCAGATCCACGACTGA